A genomic window from Tolypothrix sp. PCC 7910 includes:
- the lysA gene encoding diaminopimelate decarboxylase, translated as MVSTHPAGVQQAGSQYLPARRSTSPNQELLPLTAKVNNHGCLEIGGCDITTLVKQFGSPLYILDEETLRSACQQYRDAFKQYYQGESQVLYASKAWNCLAVCAIVADEGLGIDVVSGGELYTALNAGISPEKIYLHGNNKSRSELILAIESGVTIVVDNWYELKTLVEIAEEQGDNASSLKIRIMLRLTPGIECHTHEYIRTGHLDSKFGFDPNDLDEVFTFVSKQSALNCAGLHAHIGSQIFERQPHQDLAAVMVQWLRDAAKYGLNVTELNVGGGLGIRYVESDDPPSIDEWVKAICEVVQTACAAENLPLPKLLSEPGRSLIATACVTAYTIGSSKVIPEIRTYLAVDGGMSDNPRPITYQSEYRAVVANKISAPLTETVTIAGKHCESGDILIKNAQLPQTEPGDILVVMGTGAYNYSMASNYNRLPRPAAVVVSNGEANLILQRETYQDLIRQDCLPERLKK; from the coding sequence ATGGTATCGACTCACCCCGCTGGGGTTCAACAGGCTGGTAGTCAATATTTACCTGCAAGGCGTAGCACTTCGCCCAATCAAGAACTTTTACCCTTGACGGCTAAAGTAAATAATCATGGCTGCCTAGAAATTGGTGGGTGTGATATCACAACCCTAGTAAAGCAGTTTGGCTCGCCTTTATATATTTTAGATGAAGAAACCCTGCGTTCGGCTTGTCAGCAATATCGAGATGCTTTCAAGCAATATTACCAGGGAGAATCTCAAGTACTTTATGCTTCCAAAGCTTGGAATTGTTTAGCAGTTTGTGCGATCGTCGCCGATGAAGGCTTGGGAATTGATGTGGTATCTGGGGGAGAACTCTACACCGCCCTCAACGCTGGGATTAGTCCAGAAAAAATTTATCTCCACGGGAATAATAAATCTCGCTCAGAGCTAATTTTAGCAATTGAGTCTGGTGTCACCATTGTGGTGGATAACTGGTATGAGTTAAAAACCTTGGTGGAAATAGCAGAGGAGCAAGGAGACAATGCTTCTTCTCTAAAAATTCGCATTATGTTGCGCTTAACGCCAGGTATTGAGTGTCATACCCATGAATACATTCGCACGGGGCACTTAGACAGTAAATTTGGTTTTGATCCAAACGATTTGGATGAGGTTTTTACCTTTGTTAGTAAGCAATCAGCCTTGAACTGTGCAGGTTTACACGCTCATATTGGTTCCCAAATTTTTGAACGCCAGCCCCATCAGGATTTAGCGGCTGTCATGGTGCAGTGGTTGAGGGATGCAGCCAAGTACGGTTTAAATGTGACAGAGCTAAATGTTGGTGGTGGTTTAGGGATTCGTTATGTAGAATCAGACGATCCACCAAGTATTGATGAATGGGTAAAAGCGATTTGTGAAGTAGTACAAACAGCTTGTGCAGCAGAAAATCTACCTTTGCCTAAGTTACTATCAGAACCAGGGCGATCGCTCATTGCCACAGCTTGTGTAACTGCTTATACAATAGGTTCATCAAAGGTAATTCCAGAAATCCGTACTTACTTAGCAGTGGATGGCGGGATGTCAGACAACCCACGACCCATTACTTATCAGTCAGAGTACCGGGCTGTGGTTGCTAACAAAATTTCCGCTCCGTTGACAGAAACTGTCACAATTGCTGGGAAGCACTGTGAATCTGGGGATATTTTGATTAAAAATGCCCAACTCCCACAAACTGAACCTGGGGATATTCTCGTAGTTATGGGAACTGGTGCTTACAATTACAGTATGGCATCTAACTACAATCGTTTGCCCCGACCGGCAGCTGTTGTGGTATCAAACGGCGAAGCAAATTTAATTTTGCAACGCGAAACTTATCAGGACTTAATTAGGCAAGATTGCCTACCAGAAAGACTAAAGAAATAG
- a CDS encoding DUF3143 domain-containing protein, whose amino-acid sequence MSFLPPDAPLYNHTLPQIEQWLKDQGCQQNEAELHCWHVQRPSWQADLSLDVEQLTVRYIEAGENHQDILRSFKYSLSREDIEQAVFAGP is encoded by the coding sequence ATGTCTTTTCTTCCCCCTGATGCGCCTCTGTATAACCATACCCTGCCACAAATTGAGCAGTGGCTTAAAGACCAAGGCTGTCAACAAAATGAAGCAGAGTTACATTGTTGGCACGTACAACGCCCTTCTTGGCAAGCCGATCTCTCCCTTGATGTTGAGCAACTAACAGTACGCTATATCGAAGCAGGAGAAAATCACCAAGACATCCTACGCTCATTCAAATATTCCCTCAGTCGGGAAGATATTGAGCAAGCGGTTTTTGCTGGGCCATAA
- a CDS encoding ATP-dependent Clp protease ATP-binding subunit has translation MFERFTEKAIKVIMLAQEEARRLGHNFVGTEQILLGLIGEGTGVAAKVLKSMGVNLKDARIEVEKIIGRGSGFVAVEIPFTPRAKRVLELSLEEARQLGHNYIGTEHLLLGLIREGEGVAARVLENLGVDLSKVRTQVIRMLGETAEVTQGGPSGRTKTPTLDEFGSNLTQMATDNKLDPVVGRAKEIERVIQILGRRTKNNPVLIGEPGVGKTAIAEGLASRIANKDVPDILEDKRVVTLDIGLLVAGTKYRGEFEERLKKIMDEIRQAGNVILVIDEVHTLIGAGAAEGAIDAANILKPALARGELQCIGATTLDEYRKHIERDAALERRFQPVMVGEPSVDETIEILYGLRDRYEQHHKLKISDEALVAAAKLSDRYISDRYLPDKAIDLIDEAGSRVRLINSQLPPAAKELDKELRQILKEKDDAVRSQDFDRAGELRDREMEIKAEIRAIAQSKTNASGNEGLEPVVTEEDIAHIVASWTGVPVNKLTESESEKLLHMEDTLHQRLIGQEDAVKAVSRAIRRARVGLKNPNRPIASFVFSGPTGVGKTELAKSLASYFFGSEEAMIRLDMSEYMERHTVSKLIGSPPGYVGYNEGGQLTEAVRRRPYTVVLFDEIEKAHPDVFNMLLQILEDGRLTDAKGRTVDFKNTLLILTSNIGSKVIEKGGGGIGFEFADDASESQYNRIRSLVNEELKQYFRPEFLNRLDEIIVFRQLSKAEVTEIADIMLKEVFGRLTEKGITLEVTDRFKDRLIQEGYSPSYGARPLRRAIMRLLEDSLAEEILSGRIKDGDTALVDVDENGNVQVSSQQRRELLSQGAE, from the coding sequence ATGTTTGAACGCTTCACAGAAAAAGCTATTAAGGTAATCATGCTGGCCCAAGAAGAGGCCCGCCGTTTAGGCCACAATTTCGTCGGCACTGAACAGATCCTCCTGGGTCTGATTGGTGAAGGGACGGGAGTGGCGGCCAAGGTGCTGAAATCAATGGGTGTCAATCTCAAAGATGCCCGAATTGAGGTAGAAAAAATCATAGGCCGGGGTTCGGGCTTTGTTGCCGTGGAAATTCCCTTTACGCCACGGGCAAAGCGGGTTCTGGAACTATCTTTAGAAGAAGCGCGCCAATTAGGCCATAACTACATTGGCACCGAGCATCTGCTGTTGGGCCTGATCCGAGAAGGGGAAGGTGTGGCAGCCAGGGTGTTAGAAAACCTCGGCGTGGATCTATCGAAGGTACGAACCCAAGTCATTCGGATGTTGGGCGAAACAGCTGAAGTCACCCAAGGAGGCCCCTCTGGGCGCACCAAAACTCCAACCTTGGATGAATTTGGTTCCAACCTCACCCAAATGGCAACCGACAACAAACTCGATCCTGTGGTGGGACGCGCCAAAGAAATCGAGCGAGTTATTCAAATATTGGGTCGCCGGACAAAAAATAACCCAGTGCTGATTGGTGAACCAGGGGTTGGTAAAACAGCGATCGCTGAAGGTTTAGCGAGCCGCATTGCCAACAAAGATGTCCCCGACATCCTGGAAGACAAGCGCGTAGTCACACTGGATATTGGTTTACTTGTAGCCGGAACCAAGTATCGGGGTGAATTTGAAGAACGCCTGAAGAAAATCATGGATGAAATTCGTCAGGCGGGTAATGTAATTCTCGTCATTGACGAGGTACACACCCTGATTGGTGCAGGTGCAGCCGAAGGCGCAATCGACGCAGCGAACATCCTCAAGCCAGCTTTGGCTAGAGGTGAGTTGCAATGTATTGGTGCAACCACCCTAGATGAATATCGCAAACACATCGAACGGGATGCAGCATTAGAGCGCCGCTTCCAACCAGTAATGGTGGGCGAACCCTCAGTTGATGAAACAATTGAGATTTTGTACGGTCTGCGCGATCGCTACGAGCAACACCACAAACTGAAAATTTCCGATGAAGCCTTGGTGGCGGCAGCGAAATTGTCTGATCGTTATATTAGCGATCGCTATCTGCCAGATAAAGCCATCGACTTAATCGACGAAGCAGGTTCCAGAGTCCGGTTGATTAACTCCCAATTGCCCCCCGCAGCCAAAGAGTTAGACAAAGAACTGCGCCAAATCTTAAAAGAAAAAGATGATGCAGTTCGCTCCCAAGACTTCGACCGCGCTGGAGAACTGCGCGATCGCGAAATGGAAATAAAAGCCGAAATTCGCGCGATCGCTCAAAGCAAAACCAATGCTTCTGGTAACGAAGGTTTAGAACCCGTAGTTACAGAAGAAGACATTGCCCACATCGTCGCATCCTGGACGGGAGTTCCGGTGAACAAGCTCACCGAATCCGAATCCGAGAAGCTGTTGCACATGGAAGATACCCTACATCAGCGCCTAATTGGACAAGAAGACGCTGTGAAGGCAGTTTCCCGCGCAATTCGCCGCGCTCGTGTCGGTTTGAAAAATCCCAATCGACCCATCGCCAGCTTTGTCTTCTCAGGCCCCACCGGCGTTGGTAAAACCGAATTGGCGAAATCCTTGGCTTCTTACTTCTTCGGTTCCGAGGAAGCAATGATTCGCCTAGATATGTCGGAATATATGGAGCGTCACACCGTCAGCAAACTGATCGGTTCACCTCCAGGTTACGTTGGCTATAACGAAGGCGGTCAGCTAACCGAAGCAGTAAGACGCAGACCTTACACCGTGGTGCTATTCGACGAAATCGAAAAAGCTCACCCCGATGTTTTCAATATGCTGCTGCAAATCTTAGAAGACGGTCGCTTAACCGATGCTAAAGGTCGCACCGTAGACTTTAAGAACACTCTGTTGATTTTGACATCTAACATCGGTTCCAAGGTAATTGAAAAAGGTGGTGGCGGTATCGGCTTCGAGTTTGCAGACGATGCTAGCGAATCGCAATACAACCGCATTCGCTCCTTGGTGAACGAAGAACTGAAGCAATACTTCCGTCCAGAGTTCCTCAACCGTTTAGATGAAATTATCGTCTTCCGTCAGTTGAGCAAGGCCGAAGTTACAGAAATTGCCGACATCATGCTCAAAGAAGTATTTGGTCGCCTAACTGAAAAAGGTATCACCTTAGAAGTCACCGACCGCTTCAAAGACCGCCTCATCCAAGAAGGCTACAGCCCCAGCTACGGCGCACGACCATTACGTCGAGCAATTATGCGCTTGTTAGAAGATAGCTTGGCTGAAGAGATTCTCTCTGGTCGCATCAAAGATGGCGATACAGCCCTGGTTGATGTTGATGAAAACGGTAACGTTCAAGTCAGTTCTCAACAGCGTCGGGAGTTATTATCTCAAGGTGCTGAGTAA
- a CDS encoding COG3650 family protein, translating into MKTFLSSIAFFGLGITLLSMYGNNLVIAQNSKSEDIIARGTEPFWSVTVSKSAIIYSSPDKPKQTFPYTKPLTAQGRPANLVRVYRLKDQRNSILIIKQVDACSDGMSDKNYPYSATLILGNQVLDGCAEKK; encoded by the coding sequence ATGAAAACCTTCCTTTCATCCATTGCGTTTTTTGGATTGGGAATCACTTTGTTATCGATGTATGGCAATAATCTTGTTATTGCACAAAATAGCAAGAGTGAAGATATTATTGCTAGGGGTACAGAACCATTTTGGAGCGTAACTGTGAGTAAAAGCGCAATTATTTACTCTTCGCCTGACAAACCAAAACAAACCTTTCCTTACACTAAACCTTTAACAGCACAAGGCCGTCCGGCAAATTTAGTACGTGTTTACCGCTTAAAAGATCAGCGAAATAGTATATTAATTATCAAGCAAGTCGATGCTTGTAGTGATGGAATGTCGGATAAAAATTATCCTTACTCAGCAACGTTGATTTTGGGTAATCAAGTTTTGGATGGTTGTGCTGAAAAGAAATGA
- a CDS encoding ATP-binding protein: MPITLEKINDEQLNQILSSQESHFLDLKSIDIKPAKLTRSISAFANASGGEIYIGIDENEIDGVKYRNWRGFTDQEQANAHLQVFQELFPLGQYYNYTFLSCDGYSGLVLQVGIHKTREIVNALDKRIPYLRLGAQNLPQETEEKVARLRLDKGIDSFETSTVKADIEVITNSLPIINFISSVIPSTEPEQWLKKQQLIINGKPTVAGVILFAEEPQALLPKRCGVKIYRYKTTDQEGRRENLAFDPITIEGCLYHQIMLAVKTTKEIVEEIPKLDSGKLKHIKYPDEVLHEIITNSLLHRDYSILKDVQIRIFDNRIEVESPGRLPGHVTLNNILKEQFARNGVIVRLINKFPQAPNKDVGEGLNTAFEAMTRLRLKVPVIVETENSVIVYIRHEKLASVESAIMEYLVKHDTITNRTARAITGVTSESTIKAAFSRLRSQGLIEIVPGTKNNTAAWRKAR, from the coding sequence ATGCCAATTACCTTAGAAAAGATTAATGATGAGCAGCTTAATCAAATTCTTTCATCACAAGAAAGCCACTTTTTGGACTTGAAGTCAATAGATATTAAACCAGCCAAACTAACTCGTTCTATATCAGCATTTGCAAACGCTAGTGGTGGTGAAATTTATATTGGAATTGATGAAAATGAAATTGATGGTGTCAAATATCGGAATTGGCGTGGTTTTACTGATCAAGAACAAGCAAATGCCCATTTACAAGTTTTTCAAGAGCTATTCCCACTAGGTCAGTACTATAACTATACTTTCTTGTCATGTGATGGTTATAGTGGGTTAGTTCTTCAAGTAGGCATTCATAAAACTCGAGAAATAGTAAATGCGTTGGACAAGCGTATTCCATATTTGCGGCTTGGAGCACAAAATCTACCACAGGAGACAGAAGAAAAAGTTGCACGACTCCGACTTGACAAGGGTATAGATTCTTTCGAGACATCTACAGTCAAGGCTGATATAGAAGTTATTACTAACTCTCTTCCAATCATTAATTTTATAAGTAGTGTTATCCCATCTACAGAGCCAGAACAGTGGTTAAAGAAACAACAGTTAATTATTAATGGAAAACCTACTGTTGCTGGTGTTATTCTTTTCGCTGAAGAACCACAAGCTTTACTCCCGAAAAGATGTGGAGTTAAGATATATAGATACAAGACTACTGATCAAGAAGGTAGAAGAGAGAATCTTGCTTTTGATCCTATAACTATTGAAGGCTGCTTGTATCATCAGATTATGTTGGCAGTAAAAACCACAAAGGAAATAGTTGAAGAAATTCCGAAATTGGATTCAGGAAAATTAAAACATATCAAATATCCTGATGAGGTTTTACATGAAATTATTACTAATTCATTGCTTCATAGAGATTATAGTATTTTGAAGGATGTGCAAATTCGCATCTTTGATAATCGTATAGAAGTGGAAAGTCCTGGTAGATTACCAGGACACGTTACATTAAATAACATTTTGAAAGAGCAGTTTGCAAGAAATGGTGTAATAGTACGCCTGATTAATAAATTTCCTCAAGCACCTAATAAAGACGTTGGTGAAGGTTTAAACACAGCTTTTGAAGCAATGACTCGCTTGAGGCTTAAAGTTCCTGTGATTGTAGAAACGGAAAACTCGGTCATTGTTTATATTCGACACGAAAAACTTGCTTCCGTTGAATCAGCAATTATGGAATACTTGGTTAAGCACGATACTATAACTAATCGAACCGCACGAGCAATCACAGGCGTAACCTCCGAAAGTACTATCAAAGCAGCTTTTTCCAGACTTAGATCTCAAGGGCTGATAGAAATAGTACCGGGAACGAAAAATAATACAGCAGCTTGGCGTAAAGCTCGATAA
- a CDS encoding glycosyltransferase: MRKLYFLLPGTDGKFACGGLWAELKTVNLVQQICSAEVVTYRQRETGKLFIDDLLKEKNLDDVIFVISWGFDIAKLVTKLKQYNVVYHAHSAGYKFQLPSSIPIITVSRNTMGYWGQKCPDSLIYYLPNQISDEFKNLNIQRDIDVLVQARKSSEYLMKELIPELHKKCNVFVVNSYVEDLPGLFNRAKIYLYDSAEYWAQQRVSEGFGLQPMEALACGCQVFSSVNGGLSDYLDPGFNCYKIAVYSQEFDVQRILNLLESSVKPTLPEQFFAEYRYENIIKRLQVILDELNEFFDHKIQQPSNIQSLTKMRLAKLLTRSIYFKIRKKYFRGL, encoded by the coding sequence ATGAGAAAGCTTTACTTCTTACTGCCAGGAACAGATGGGAAATTTGCCTGTGGGGGTCTTTGGGCAGAATTAAAAACAGTAAATCTGGTGCAACAGATTTGTAGTGCTGAAGTTGTAACCTACCGTCAACGAGAAACAGGCAAACTGTTTATAGACGATTTGCTAAAGGAGAAAAATTTAGATGATGTAATTTTTGTGATTAGTTGGGGATTTGATATAGCTAAACTTGTTACCAAGCTTAAGCAATATAACGTTGTTTATCATGCCCACAGTGCGGGTTATAAATTTCAACTACCTTCGAGTATTCCTATCATCACTGTGAGCCGTAATACAATGGGATATTGGGGGCAAAAGTGCCCTGATTCTTTAATTTATTATTTACCCAATCAAATTTCTGATGAATTTAAAAATTTAAATATACAGCGCGATATAGATGTTTTAGTTCAAGCGCGTAAATCTTCAGAATATTTAATGAAAGAATTAATTCCTGAATTACATAAAAAATGTAATGTTTTTGTAGTTAATTCTTATGTAGAAGATTTGCCGGGTTTATTTAACCGGGCTAAGATTTACCTTTATGACTCTGCTGAATATTGGGCACAACAGCGTGTAAGTGAAGGATTTGGCTTGCAACCAATGGAAGCCTTAGCTTGCGGTTGTCAAGTATTTTCTAGCGTTAATGGTGGGCTATCAGATTATTTAGATCCAGGCTTTAATTGCTATAAAATTGCTGTATATTCTCAAGAGTTTGATGTTCAACGTATCTTGAATTTACTTGAATCATCTGTAAAACCAACTTTACCCGAGCAATTTTTTGCAGAGTATCGCTACGAAAATATTATCAAGCGGTTGCAAGTTATTTTAGATGAATTAAATGAATTTTTTGATCATAAAATTCAGCAGCCATCTAATATTCAAAGTTTAACTAAGATGCGTTTAGCTAAATTACTTACGCGAAGCATTTATTTTAAGATACGCAAAAAATATTTTCGGGGCTTGTAA
- a CDS encoding isoprenyl transferase — protein sequence MKAQQTELQDLPPGLKRELLPKHVAVIMDGNGRWAKRQGLPRIMGHKRGVDALKDLLRCCKDWGIQALTAYAFSTENWKRPQEEVDFLMTLFQRVLRQELREMVEENVQIQFVGNLNALPRSLQEEISRSMAETKDNRSIRFTVATNYGGRQEILQACRAIAQKVQQGLLQPDEIDEAVFERHLYTAGIADPDLLIRTSGEMRLSNFLLWQMAYGEFYITETLWPDFDRVEFHRALCAYQQRERRFGAV from the coding sequence ATGAAAGCACAACAAACTGAATTACAAGATTTGCCCCCTGGCTTAAAACGAGAATTACTGCCCAAGCACGTTGCGGTGATTATGGATGGCAATGGTCGATGGGCTAAACGTCAAGGTCTACCCCGGATTATGGGTCATAAGCGGGGAGTAGATGCACTTAAAGATTTACTGCGTTGTTGTAAAGATTGGGGAATTCAAGCGTTAACAGCTTATGCTTTTTCTACAGAAAACTGGAAAAGGCCCCAAGAAGAAGTTGATTTTTTGATGACTCTATTTCAAAGAGTTTTACGCCAAGAACTGCGGGAAATGGTTGAAGAGAACGTACAAATTCAATTTGTAGGGAATTTGAATGCACTACCGCGATCGCTCCAAGAAGAAATTTCCCGTTCAATGGCAGAAACGAAGGATAATCGCAGTATCCGGTTTACAGTAGCCACTAATTATGGTGGACGACAAGAAATTTTACAGGCTTGTCGCGCGATCGCACAAAAAGTTCAACAAGGTCTACTCCAACCAGATGAAATTGATGAAGCGGTCTTTGAGCGCCATCTTTACACAGCAGGTATTGCCGATCCAGATTTATTAATACGTACTAGTGGCGAAATGCGCCTCTCAAATTTCCTTTTATGGCAAATGGCTTATGGTGAATTTTATATTACTGAAACACTCTGGCCGGATTTTGACCGCGTAGAATTCCACCGCGCCTTGTGTGCTTATCAGCAACGGGAACGACGGTTTGGTGCTGTGTAG
- a CDS encoding J domain-containing protein, translating to MPQSSEPTYYSLLGLHPSASVIDIRRAYRELSKRYHPDTTDLPATVATAKFQRLNEAYATLSNPERRLNYDLKIGYSRFGVIQAPADLNHPVQKTYDWSKSAYLDASDRPLSSGEIFALFILGLTFLGCLLLAIAIGLTRGEAAFQTQQLPQTPTSQQQIHQIAPSASVLGISNHFC from the coding sequence ATGCCACAAAGCAGTGAACCCACATATTACTCCCTGCTAGGACTGCATCCCTCGGCATCGGTAATCGACATCCGTCGAGCGTACCGAGAACTGAGTAAACGCTATCATCCTGATACTACCGATTTACCTGCTACTGTTGCTACAGCTAAATTTCAGCGACTCAATGAAGCATACGCTACTTTGAGTAACCCAGAACGTAGGTTAAATTACGACTTAAAAATCGGCTATTCCCGCTTTGGAGTGATTCAAGCACCTGCCGATTTGAACCATCCCGTGCAGAAAACCTATGACTGGTCAAAATCTGCTTACCTAGATGCTAGCGATCGCCCACTCTCATCGGGCGAAATCTTTGCATTATTTATTTTAGGGTTAACATTTTTGGGTTGTCTGTTACTCGCGATCGCTATTGGTTTAACCCGTGGTGAAGCGGCTTTTCAAACACAACAGCTACCACAAACTCCCACAAGTCAACAACAAATTCACCAAATAGCACCATCAGCTAGCGTTTTGGGAATTTCAAATCACTTTTGTTAA
- the cdaA gene encoding diadenylate cyclase CdaA — translation MRDWWKQWLTNLGWSQSLLLGTLDIVLVLALTYMILVIISERRTLWMVRGFIILMLASALSNRLGLPLLNFVLEKLVIGCAVAMAVALQSEFRRFLEQLGRGEFRQLFHPSSLAVPKSDSVIDEIVDAVKELSKNRIGALLIVETTGPIDERDFSVPGVKLNAEVTKELIQTIFQPKTLLHDGATLIRGSRIIASGIILPLSGRTASRQLGTRHRAAMGITERVENCICVVVSEETGSISLAERGILNRPLTIRKLKESLEALLSPTVDREAVAPGLLSLGRQINTKALALVSRLLGLPRLRRATRTTASRDKK, via the coding sequence ATGAGAGATTGGTGGAAGCAATGGCTGACAAACCTGGGATGGTCGCAGTCCTTGCTGCTTGGGACTCTGGATATCGTATTAGTATTGGCGCTGACGTACATGATACTAGTTATTATTAGTGAGCGCCGAACGCTGTGGATGGTACGGGGATTTATTATTTTAATGTTGGCTTCAGCACTAAGTAATAGGTTGGGCCTACCTCTCTTAAATTTCGTACTAGAAAAGTTGGTTATTGGCTGTGCTGTAGCAATGGCAGTGGCACTCCAGTCAGAGTTTCGGCGTTTTTTAGAACAATTAGGGCGTGGAGAATTCCGCCAGTTGTTTCATCCCTCCAGTTTGGCAGTACCTAAATCTGACAGTGTAATTGATGAGATTGTTGATGCTGTAAAGGAACTGTCAAAAAACCGGATTGGCGCTTTATTAATTGTGGAAACAACAGGCCCGATTGACGAGCGAGATTTTTCTGTACCAGGAGTGAAACTGAATGCTGAGGTTACTAAAGAATTAATACAAACTATATTTCAACCGAAAACTTTATTACACGATGGGGCAACCTTGATACGTGGCTCACGGATTATTGCATCGGGTATAATTTTACCACTTTCGGGACGCACAGCCTCGCGCCAGTTGGGTACACGCCACCGGGCTGCGATGGGAATTACTGAGCGGGTCGAAAATTGCATCTGTGTCGTTGTATCAGAAGAAACTGGTTCTATTTCCTTAGCTGAGCGGGGAATTCTCAATAGACCACTGACGATTAGGAAACTAAAAGAGTCTTTAGAAGCTCTTTTATCACCAACGGTAGATCGGGAAGCTGTGGCTCCTGGTTTGTTAAGCTTGGGTCGTCAGATTAATACTAAGGCATTAGCACTAGTTTCACGGTTACTCGGATTACCACGTCTTCGACGCGCTACGCGAACGACCGCTTCTCGAGATAAAAAATGA
- a CDS encoding clan AA aspartic protease has translation MISGIIKNGRATINIIFRLPNQPDFSIEFVIDTGFTNFLSLPPPAVAVLGLPFVYDMYVNLANNSNVILPVHQATIIWNGEEREVDVLATGILPLLGTALLDEYELVIEFTEGGLVKIEEL, from the coding sequence GTGATTTCTGGGATTATTAAAAATGGACGTGCGACTATCAACATAATATTTAGACTCCCAAATCAACCAGATTTTAGTATTGAATTTGTTATCGATACGGGGTTTACAAATTTTCTTTCTCTACCTCCACCAGCAGTAGCCGTGTTGGGTCTTCCGTTTGTTTATGATATGTATGTAAATTTAGCTAATAATAGTAATGTCATTTTGCCTGTACATCAAGCGACGATTATTTGGAATGGAGAAGAACGGGAAGTAGATGTACTCGCGACTGGAATATTACCTCTATTGGGTACTGCTTTACTTGATGAATATGAACTGGTAATTGAGTTTACTGAAGGTGGTTTAGTCAAAATTGAAGAGTTATAG
- the rimI gene encoding ribosomal protein S18-alanine N-acetyltransferase: MISLELKLQLLTSDDLSAILELDKACFGGLWTMEGYQRELDSPNSVLLGLFSPASSLSLLGMGCFWSILEEAHITILAVHPQYHCQGLGQALLYSLLKTASDRGLERATLEVRASNLAAISLYQKFGFKTAGRRRRYYQDNGEDALILWLPDLQYPQFQTTLLQWETMVRDRLNKSSWQFRFL; this comes from the coding sequence GTGATCTCATTAGAGTTAAAACTTCAATTACTGACATCAGACGATCTCAGCGCAATCCTAGAACTGGATAAAGCTTGTTTTGGCGGTCTTTGGACAATGGAAGGCTACCAACGAGAGTTAGATAGCCCTAACAGTGTATTACTAGGCTTATTTTCCCCAGCTTCTAGCTTAAGTTTGCTAGGAATGGGTTGTTTTTGGTCAATTTTAGAAGAAGCCCACATTACGATTTTGGCAGTACATCCCCAATATCACTGTCAAGGTTTAGGACAAGCTTTACTTTATTCCCTTCTCAAGACAGCTAGCGATCGCGGTTTGGAGCGAGCTACCCTCGAAGTTCGAGCTTCCAACCTAGCGGCTATATCTTTATATCAAAAATTTGGCTTCAAAACAGCTGGGCGACGGCGGCGCTACTATCAGGACAATGGCGAAGACGCTTTAATTCTTTGGCTTCCCGACCTGCAATATCCTCAATTTCAAACAACTTTGCTCCAGTGGGAAACTATGGTACGCGATCGCCTCAACAAATCCTCTTGGCAATTTCGGTTTTTGTAA
- the lepB gene encoding signal peptidase I, producing MIPHESEAKDSPASSKIWRSWQENLTLVAIALCLAFLIRTFIAEPRFIPSDSMLPTLHTGDRLVVEKISYKFHPPKTGDIIVFQPPEELQRRGYPKDQAFIKRVIGEPGEIVSVAKGKVYLNGQALQEDYIAEPPNNPYPPQVVPEGEFFVMGDNRNDSNDSRYWGFLPRKNIIGRATFRFWPLDRFGFI from the coding sequence ATGATTCCTCACGAAAGTGAAGCAAAAGATAGCCCAGCGTCATCAAAAATATGGCGTAGTTGGCAGGAAAATCTAACTCTAGTTGCGATCGCATTATGTTTGGCGTTTCTAATCCGGACTTTTATTGCCGAACCGCGCTTTATTCCTTCGGATTCTATGTTACCTACCTTACACACAGGCGATCGCCTGGTTGTGGAGAAAATTTCTTATAAATTTCATCCCCCCAAAACAGGGGATATTATTGTTTTTCAGCCACCAGAAGAACTGCAACGCCGGGGATATCCTAAAGACCAAGCTTTTATCAAGCGGGTGATTGGTGAACCGGGAGAGATTGTGAGCGTTGCTAAGGGTAAAGTTTATCTCAACGGTCAAGCCTTGCAGGAAGACTATATTGCTGAACCACCAAATAATCCTTACCCACCACAAGTAGTTCCAGAAGGCGAATTTTTCGTCATGGGTGATAATCGTAACGATAGCAATGACTCTCGTTATTGGGGTTTTTTACCCAGAAAAAATATTATTGGTCGAGCCACATTTCGTTTTTGGCCCCTCGACCGCTTTGGGTTTATTTAA